A region of Sphingobium baderi DNA encodes the following proteins:
- a CDS encoding DUF2924 domain-containing protein: MIVAGVDQALRDIADMSRSKLQARWAKLTGRPVPRLSVAMLRLALGYEIQARAKGGLSRSVRLQLEGSGDARPRAMPLAPGLRLVREWQGKVHVVTVDDTGAIQWNGQRWKSLSEVARAITGTRWSGPAFFGLKQRKAAA, encoded by the coding sequence ATGATCGTGGCCGGTGTCGATCAAGCGCTGCGGGACATCGCGGACATGTCCCGCAGCAAGCTACAGGCCCGGTGGGCAAAACTCACCGGTCGTCCGGTGCCTCGACTCAGCGTTGCCATGCTGCGGCTTGCTTTGGGCTACGAGATACAGGCCAGGGCAAAGGGTGGCCTGTCGCGCTCTGTCCGACTGCAGCTGGAAGGATCGGGTGATGCTCGCCCGCGTGCGATGCCGCTCGCGCCCGGCCTGCGGCTGGTCCGCGAATGGCAGGGCAAAGTGCATGTCGTCACGGTCGATGATACCGGCGCGATCCAGTGGAACGGGCAGCGCTGGAAAAGCCTCAGCGAGGTAGCCCGCGCCATCACCGGTACGCGCTGGTCGGGTCCTGCCTTCTTTGGCCTCAAACAGCGAAAGGCAGCGGCATGA
- a CDS encoding DUF3489 domain-containing protein, whose protein sequence is MTKTLRLNDLQLILLSTASQRDDGSLLPPPDSIGERTPAVDKAIKSLLRRGLAAKADASDISDLWPADKNQLIDVQITAAGRAAIGAGQDEGEARSPEEPGEKSRPESEPSSRPVSKIGTVLSLLRRDEGATLDEMIAATGWLPHTTRAALTGLRKKGHSIAKDKRGDTTCYRIAAEV, encoded by the coding sequence ATGACCAAAACCCTACGCCTCAACGACCTTCAACTCATCCTTCTGTCGACCGCTTCACAGCGCGACGACGGCAGTTTGCTGCCGCCACCGGACAGCATCGGCGAACGTACACCCGCAGTTGACAAGGCTATCAAATCCCTTCTCCGGCGCGGCCTGGCGGCGAAAGCCGATGCTTCGGATATCAGCGATCTGTGGCCGGCAGACAAGAACCAGCTGATTGATGTGCAGATCACTGCCGCTGGCCGAGCCGCCATTGGCGCAGGTCAGGACGAAGGAGAAGCTCGGTCGCCCGAAGAACCCGGGGAGAAGTCGCGTCCCGAATCTGAACCTTCATCCCGCCCGGTCAGCAAGATTGGCACGGTGCTGTCACTCCTTCGGCGCGATGAGGGCGCCACGCTCGACGAGATGATCGCGGCCACTGGCTGGTTGCCCCACACCACCCGCGCCGCGCTGACCGGCCTCCGGAAGAAGGGCCATAGCATCGCGAAGGACAAACGCGGAGATACGACCTGCTACCGCATCGCGGCGGAGGTATGA